One Cytophagia bacterium CHB2 DNA segment encodes these proteins:
- a CDS encoding response regulator: MSNILFVEDEQHSVNRYVSPLERRGFSCAIAKNGDEAFAWLQSGTIEVLSLDIMFDPGRAFEVSSDTLWAGVRLLELIRQAQIPKCDPDLKVVVLTAVENLVVEDKIKKLGVIEYLKKPVAFEKVIATFMNMKR, from the coding sequence ATGAGCAACATCCTTTTTGTGGAAGACGAACAGCATAGCGTCAACCGTTATGTAAGTCCCTTGGAGCGCCGGGGGTTTTCCTGCGCCATTGCGAAGAACGGCGACGAAGCCTTCGCCTGGCTGCAATCCGGTACAATCGAAGTGTTGTCGCTCGATATTATGTTCGATCCCGGCCGTGCTTTTGAAGTGTCGAGCGATACATTGTGGGCCGGCGTGCGCCTGCTGGAGTTGATCCGGCAAGCACAAATCCCGAAATGCGACCCGGATCTCAAAGTGGTGGTGTTGACTGCCGTGGAAAATCTGGTGGTGGAGGATAAAATCAAAAAACTCGGCGTGATCGAATATCTGAAGAAGCCGGTTGCGTTTGAAAAAGTGATTGCAACGTTTATGAACATGAAAAGATAA
- a CDS encoding GAF domain-containing protein has translation MEQNARTRLDDNLLGEIVNKAVTLTQAERGCLLLYDPVTDLIECRTGADCHCFVEAQCKTCAVPLQEAPPRLRQFFNGHNSSGYISASIEFPTKTYPGTNGATSQMLIPLRRKRDPSLGLLIFESSQNDYFQQKDIAFAQAVADFCALAIEESQKHINSKHMLKKLDLLSWANNVLLAEFENKSLIEKFDYIVEKATEILDAELCSLWIAKGTQIMLETSFAQSGKVRNKQRVVLPIQDGPGFTGYLAYQKQVFNSYGEELENHPARRSEIPAEFVFSQHVFSELAYPMLDDDGSLLGLFIAYNKKDANGQPLKNAGFSREFDEPLMKILTTKLVISIKNARLLKKLRDYELIVESTPDPVVMNSKTGYITYMNAGAKNLFGDLVGCHVSERYPTDEQSTGLEKAQEIRWQLLKSKDKRIKNYETVFLGKDNEPIPLSVSVSILHDENGRDAGTIGIAKDLREIKALVAAGQSLIQTHDIDSILKQITQVCLRLPNSTRAYIKQYDEQIEELVFRALSAREAGAFFPVRATPKDSGMTGCVFQTQQPMLTNNVDLLPINRYNAIFKGVKSKIVVPITYIDKETGASRKIGVLSVDSNELDAFSPSDVYFLSTLANQAAVALENANLIASKNRMITKLRAFDKVQLAATGKDLNEDRIFDSVLDAVVDILGFDHATISKVDKTIDMIGTVKGRNVPAEFLQLAWHALDSKDIQAWVVRHKMPEYLDGWDERLDREIYARFHHEQLVRTIIPIFARGEVLGTLEAGYDRSKKAIIESDEIEALQRIANLAGLGLEQANLVKLMKEELDLRTMLEMQLDALNHASLEIFNFATEKEVIEHIFISLQNIGYAKGMLSLVNDVTGMIEGKYAAGDNWKAIVLETKRNLKGTDILAQVLRAKVPILSANCIKDPICNFDSIKKAGIKSQYVIPLIVNDKAVGTLQIDLTDHQDLVNGDERVLRRRMKVVETFARQVAVAIRNIRALVTIDRLETNIAETAHEFRSPLHNIMTQVGGLKDFLEQSRVDKDIDQFVAAIEEEIHRAKRQVDNTLLLRERSREQVEYEFKPGFIREVIESCANAYRLRALERGLRISIRDSVKRLPRLPFDRGKMEQAFTNLIDNAVKYSYANRYIDIQGAEDDDKIYVEITDRGLGIPESEYETIFLGFARGDVKDKMRFIPGTGLGLKICREIMEKHGGNIFVSSEPLSRNPEKIKTFQDYLTTFTIMLPKIHRER, from the coding sequence ATGGAGCAGAACGCGCGAACACGCTTGGACGACAACCTATTGGGTGAAATCGTCAATAAGGCGGTGACGCTCACCCAGGCCGAGCGGGGATGTTTGTTACTTTATGATCCTGTCACGGATCTCATCGAATGCCGCACCGGCGCTGATTGTCACTGTTTTGTGGAGGCACAGTGCAAAACCTGCGCGGTCCCACTGCAAGAAGCGCCGCCGCGCCTGCGGCAATTTTTTAATGGCCATAATTCCAGCGGCTACATCTCCGCCTCTATCGAGTTTCCCACAAAAACATACCCTGGAACAAACGGCGCTACTTCGCAAATGCTTATCCCTTTGCGACGCAAGCGCGACCCCTCTCTCGGCCTGTTGATTTTCGAATCCAGTCAAAACGATTACTTTCAGCAAAAGGATATTGCATTTGCACAAGCCGTTGCAGATTTCTGTGCGTTGGCGATTGAAGAGTCGCAAAAGCACATCAACAGCAAACATATGTTGAAAAAGCTCGATCTATTGTCGTGGGCCAATAATGTTCTTCTGGCGGAATTCGAGAACAAATCCCTGATCGAAAAATTCGATTATATTGTTGAAAAAGCCACGGAAATTTTGGACGCCGAATTGTGCAGCTTGTGGATTGCGAAAGGCACACAGATCATGCTGGAAACAAGTTTTGCGCAAAGCGGCAAAGTCAGAAACAAGCAACGTGTTGTTCTGCCCATTCAAGATGGCCCTGGCTTTACCGGGTATCTCGCCTATCAGAAACAGGTTTTTAATAGTTACGGCGAAGAATTGGAGAATCATCCGGCGCGCAGGTCTGAAATTCCAGCCGAATTTGTATTCTCGCAGCATGTATTTTCCGAGCTGGCCTATCCCATGCTCGATGACGACGGCAGCCTGCTTGGGCTGTTCATCGCTTACAACAAGAAGGATGCAAATGGCCAGCCTCTCAAAAACGCCGGTTTTTCCAGGGAATTTGACGAGCCGTTGATGAAGATTTTAACGACAAAGCTTGTCATCTCCATCAAGAACGCCCGATTGCTTAAAAAATTGCGAGACTATGAACTGATCGTCGAGAGTACGCCCGACCCGGTGGTGATGAATTCGAAAACAGGTTACATCACCTACATGAACGCCGGGGCAAAAAATCTATTCGGCGATTTGGTGGGGTGCCATGTCTCAGAACGATACCCCACAGATGAACAGAGCACCGGACTGGAAAAGGCCCAGGAAATTCGCTGGCAATTGCTGAAGTCCAAAGACAAGCGCATCAAAAATTACGAAACCGTGTTTTTGGGAAAAGACAATGAACCCATTCCGCTGAGCGTGTCGGTTAGCATCCTGCACGATGAGAACGGCAGAGATGCCGGCACCATCGGTATTGCCAAAGACTTGCGCGAAATCAAGGCCCTGGTTGCTGCCGGACAATCGTTGATTCAAACGCACGATATTGATAGTATTTTGAAGCAAATCACCCAGGTTTGTTTGCGTCTGCCCAACAGCACACGGGCTTATATCAAGCAGTACGACGAGCAAATCGAGGAATTGGTATTTCGTGCTTTGAGCGCGCGCGAAGCCGGCGCTTTTTTTCCGGTTAGAGCCACGCCCAAAGATAGCGGCATGACAGGTTGTGTTTTCCAAACACAACAGCCCATGCTTACCAACAACGTCGATCTATTGCCCATCAATCGCTATAATGCAATTTTCAAAGGCGTCAAATCCAAAATCGTTGTGCCCATCACGTATATCGACAAGGAAACCGGCGCCTCGCGCAAAATCGGCGTGCTCAGTGTTGACAGCAATGAATTGGATGCCTTCTCGCCGAGTGATGTTTATTTCCTCTCAACGCTCGCCAATCAAGCGGCGGTGGCGCTAGAAAACGCCAATCTCATCGCCTCCAAAAATCGCATGATCACCAAGCTGCGCGCTTTTGACAAGGTACAACTGGCTGCCACCGGCAAGGATTTAAATGAAGATCGCATTTTTGACAGCGTGCTCGATGCGGTGGTGGACATTTTGGGATTCGATCACGCCACTATTTCCAAAGTCGATAAGACGATCGACATGATCGGCACCGTCAAAGGGCGCAATGTTCCGGCGGAATTCCTGCAATTGGCCTGGCATGCCTTGGACAGCAAAGACATTCAAGCTTGGGTGGTGCGCCACAAAATGCCGGAATATCTCGACGGCTGGGACGAGCGGCTTGATCGTGAAATCTATGCACGCTTTCATCATGAGCAGTTGGTCCGCACGATCATCCCCATTTTCGCGCGCGGCGAGGTGCTGGGTACTTTGGAAGCGGGTTATGATCGTTCCAAAAAAGCGATCATCGAATCCGACGAAATCGAAGCCTTGCAACGCATCGCCAATCTTGCCGGCCTGGGCCTCGAGCAGGCCAATCTCGTCAAGTTGATGAAAGAGGAGCTGGATTTGCGCACCATGCTGGAAATGCAGCTTGATGCGCTCAATCATGCCAGTCTCGAAATTTTCAATTTCGCCACTGAAAAAGAAGTGATCGAGCACATTTTTATCAGCTTGCAGAACATCGGTTACGCCAAGGGCATGCTCTCGCTGGTGAATGATGTCACCGGCATGATCGAAGGCAAATATGCCGCCGGCGACAATTGGAAGGCCATCGTGCTCGAGACCAAGCGAAATTTGAAGGGCACGGACATACTCGCGCAAGTCTTGCGCGCGAAAGTGCCGATTCTGAGCGCGAATTGCATCAAAGATCCGATATGCAATTTTGACAGCATCAAAAAAGCCGGCATCAAATCGCAATACGTTATCCCGCTGATTGTCAACGACAAAGCGGTGGGCACGCTGCAAATTGATCTTACTGATCACCAGGATTTGGTGAATGGTGATGAGCGCGTGTTGCGGCGGCGCATGAAAGTGGTGGAAACCTTCGCGCGCCAAGTGGCGGTGGCAATTCGCAATATTCGCGCGCTCGTGACCATCGATCGTCTCGAAACCAATATTGCGGAAACCGCGCACGAGTTTCGCAGCCCGTTGCACAACATCATGACGCAAGTCGGCGGTTTGAAGGATTTTCTCGAACAGAGCCGAGTGGACAAAGACATCGATCAATTCGTTGCGGCGATTGAGGAGGAAATTCATCGCGCCAAACGCCAGGTTGACAACACGTTGTTGCTGCGCGAGCGCTCTCGTGAACAAGTGGAGTATGAATTCAAGCCCGGGTTCATTCGTGAAGTGATTGAAAGTTGCGCCAACGCCTACCGCTTGCGCGCCCTGGAGCGCGGGCTGCGCATCAGCATTCGTGACAGCGTCAAACGGCTGCCGCGCCTGCCCTTCGACCGCGGTAAGATGGAACAGGCTTTCACAAATCTGATCGATAATGCCGTGAAGTACTCTTATGCCAATCGTTACATTGACATTCAAGGCGCGGAAGACGACGACAAGATTTATGTTGAAATCACCGACCGCGGACTTGGCATTCCGGAAAGCGAGTATGAGACGATTTTCCTGGGCTTTGCGCGCGGCGATGTGAAAGACAAGATGCGCTTCATTCCCGGCACCGGTCTGGGCTTGAAGATTTGCCGCGAAATCATGGAAAAGCACGGCGGTAATATTTTCGTCAGCAGCGAGCCGCTCAGCCGCAATCCGGAAAAAATCAAAACGTTTCAAGATTATCTCACGACGTTCACGATTATGCTTCCCAAAATCCATCGGGAGAGATGA
- a CDS encoding FRG domain-containing protein has protein sequence MSANEVVVSSWPDLMEQLFVDSWNPEIMRHRSPYAFRGLSNKNYELSTRLMRLGGNYAGVERHLLRNFRKYALDDVPKGKDSFWKWLAVAQHFGLPTRLLDWTFSPFVAAHFATCDLERYDVDGAIWCVNFIETNKLLPKKLQHLLDIDGALNLTIEMLDHAVASLPEFDSLALESFAVFLDPPSLDGRIVNQYALFSMMSNPLALLNDWLESRPKLFRKIVIPTRLKWEIRDKLDKANITERTLFPGLDGLAGWLARYYTPRQAYDS, from the coding sequence ATGAGCGCAAATGAGGTCGTTGTTTCAAGCTGGCCGGATTTGATGGAGCAGCTTTTTGTGGATTCCTGGAATCCTGAAATCATGCGCCATCGTTCGCCGTATGCCTTTCGCGGTTTGTCCAACAAAAATTATGAACTATCGACTCGATTGATGCGGTTGGGAGGAAATTACGCAGGAGTTGAGAGGCACTTGCTACGAAATTTCAGAAAATATGCGCTTGATGATGTGCCGAAAGGAAAAGACTCGTTCTGGAAGTGGCTGGCAGTTGCCCAGCACTTTGGCTTGCCCACGCGGTTGCTTGACTGGACCTTTTCGCCTTTCGTTGCCGCCCATTTTGCGACATGTGATCTGGAACGCTATGATGTAGATGGCGCGATTTGGTGCGTCAATTTTATTGAAACAAACAAGCTTCTGCCTAAAAAATTGCAGCATTTGTTGGACATTGACGGGGCGCTGAATCTTACCATAGAAATGCTAGATCACGCTGTAGCCTCGTTACCCGAATTTGACAGCTTGGCGCTTGAAAGTTTTGCTGTCTTCCTCGATCCACCGTCGTTGGATGGAAGAATCGTAAATCAATATGCGCTGTTCTCGATGATGTCCAATCCTCTGGCTTTGCTAAATGATTGGCTGGAATCGCGCCCGAAATTATTTCGAAAAATAGTCATACCGACCCGCCTCAAATGGGAAATTCGCGATAAGCTCGACAAGGCGAACATCACGGAACGAACGTTGTTCCCGGGTTTGGACGGCTTGGCGGGATGGTTGGCACGATACTACACCCCTAGACAGGCATATGATTCGTAA
- a CDS encoding DUF4038 domain-containing protein — protein sequence MNASLFPALKFWTIILLTAGTILYATATSALPQNNSSIIAARSEAGFGVLDSIEFHVDTLKADERDGDTDKFSATQPTASYGGPSSRAAEPLIAASLPPQRGAEIALDRAPPARLSAAATVLLSDDFSGSTLDLIKWEKGLPEQYVSSVENGALHLRSTSGKSGWIYTRDKFSARDKIVQIKVVQPNNDGSLGLSPTVNPSSFYGFYNEANWYRFYTYRSGNSEPYKLHVQWNKNGASDGLDVATGVRFEKNFYLRMRTSADSIHFEYSFDDNVWVTGYAELFSLPGYTLDSLFTFELAAYNTPSKGVLVLDDFILATSVPDTTPPAISNLTSSDLTKNSATISWNTDEASTAQVEYGLTTSYGSLTPINLLFATAHRLTLSGLQEGAVYHYRVIARDRAGNVSVSGNAVFTTPDQTPPMITNVAIDHLTNTTAQISWTTNEASDTQVEFGLTANYDSSTVLQPELTLSHQTTLTGLQEGMTYHFRVKSRDQAGNLATSSDLTFTTLDQTPPVISNVTIENISAISARIAWVTNEATDAQVEYGLTPNYGLATTLQTALANTHQITLSNLNVNTSYHFRVKSKDQAGNFSVSGDFTFTTLDGPMLADNFDDPMFDAMKWVQSSAAQNASTLENGALHLRSTGKNSAWIYTRDKFSGSHKTVQIKVVQPNGDGCLGMSPTVNPPATFGFYNEKNWYRFYNYRDDHNAPYLLHVQWNKNGVSDGRDVATSVNFERDFYLRIRTTADSIYFDYSLDNAVWIQAYAEKFSLPGFTLEDSFAFELAAYNTPNNGVWVVDDFALYSTTTLPKPDVTAPQLANIASSQITSTRATINWQTDEASDSQVDYGLTTSYGLTSPLSPAFVTSHSVTLSELTAGTTYHYRVKSQDAAGNLSVSQDFVFTTANASTLEKIVLTDALNSATSGVRTGGEFVADGWQVTAAEDMIRYDLGAYLESGSLELEVSNFRPAEQNSFPRHHIISMFRNPWGNHHPVENQETVWDLHTGSRYNPGVKLLSWTYDGNERNTTKLEDWWRNQTYRLKITWEGNQLSYFRDGVLQATHTHSAPMQLRYVFLGRDFTVATDLVTNFKNNQYGAMIGPIYSNLLIKENVPADDPAPPQVTAIVTSNRYANGVRLSWATNEPAVCALEYGLTSAYGQKLPVLGPPDSTFSTALAGLNANQTYHYRIIATDNSGNTFITPDQTFTTRAGGIYIFKPVADTYVERAGLYATKRDNGNFGWMNLLAGEGREAYLRFIVAGLESPVASAMLRLHGRQTGNGGNLVHVLNTAWDENNVTWLTKPAVTGARLDSIKSVEARKWHSVNVTAAVAGNGTFDFALIGTGAQLVSYDSRESTNAQPELVVVLQNFEAELQAAPLYGLHEITLNATAAGVNPYVDGPGVSVTFTGVSGAAQGKSLTVKGFWDGGDVYRVRFSPFALGEWRWVSSSNDSGLNGKSGAFLCEGRLPANHANTTGPLQVSPANPYTFATAEGQPFFLMGDTQWSFASATVSWPEEIKTYVDARADQGFNYVHGQLYALRPDSNDYNENGQAFLAQNVDRLNPGYWRAFDQRLAYMNEKGLVVGMMFAWANEGWQKFLTEAQVDRYAQYLINRYGAYNVMWILAGEYEEALLPGGYTRLGEFIKANDPYGHPITTHTIDTNADDFGDATWLSTIYQQIFNPSRITPDRRFNKPVINSEFGYEGDQSADDVRKDAWEIVMRGGFFVYGNTRTFHHSAVMSPANLYSAGARYMTILKQFWSSNARYTINWHAFTRFEALATNRWLAGKPGDEYVVYTEVATPFKVNLSEVEGGINGQWFDTRTGEWGGAFFGAASDTFNLTPPGPAHAAYLTTHFGDDGLGKCDHSHGPSTSGVPECFELAQNYPNPFHNSTNLKLALPQAGLVEVVIYNIAGREVTRLHEGDLPPGYYLLSWNGSGARGEHVSSGVYLLRAIYSTPGSREVLTRRMLYLR from the coding sequence ATGAATGCAAGCCTTTTTCCCGCGCTTAAGTTTTGGACGATAATACTGCTCACGGCGGGTACGATTTTATACGCCACCGCTACCTCTGCCCTGCCACAAAACAATTCCAGCATCATCGCTGCACGATCTGAAGCGGGTTTTGGTGTACTCGATTCCATCGAATTCCACGTTGATACTCTCAAGGCTGATGAAAGAGACGGGGATACGGATAAATTTTCCGCAACGCAGCCAACCGCCAGCTATGGCGGGCCCTCGTCGCGTGCCGCTGAACCGCTCATTGCAGCCTCTTTGCCGCCGCAGCGCGGGGCAGAGATTGCGCTGGATCGCGCGCCGCCTGCCAGGTTAAGCGCCGCAGCCACGGTGTTGTTGTCCGACGATTTCAGCGGCAGTACGCTTGACCTCATCAAATGGGAAAAAGGATTGCCCGAGCAATATGTTTCATCGGTTGAGAATGGCGCATTGCATTTACGCTCAACCAGCGGCAAATCCGGCTGGATTTATACCCGTGACAAATTCTCCGCGCGGGACAAAATCGTTCAAATCAAAGTCGTGCAACCGAACAATGACGGCAGTCTCGGACTGTCACCCACGGTCAACCCCTCATCATTTTATGGCTTCTATAACGAAGCCAACTGGTATCGTTTTTATACCTATCGTAGCGGCAACTCGGAGCCGTACAAATTGCATGTGCAATGGAACAAAAATGGCGCATCTGATGGCCTTGACGTTGCGACCGGCGTACGTTTCGAGAAAAACTTCTATCTTCGCATGCGCACCAGCGCAGATTCGATTCATTTCGAATATTCGTTTGATGATAACGTTTGGGTAACCGGCTATGCCGAATTATTCTCACTGCCCGGCTACACTCTTGACAGCCTGTTCACATTTGAACTGGCGGCTTACAACACGCCCTCCAAAGGCGTGTTGGTGCTGGATGATTTCATTCTGGCGACAAGTGTGCCCGACACAACTCCCCCGGCTATTTCAAACCTCACGAGCAGCGATCTCACGAAGAACAGCGCAACGATTTCCTGGAACACAGACGAAGCAAGCACAGCTCAGGTTGAATATGGTTTGACCACGAGCTATGGCTCATTAACGCCGATCAACCTGCTTTTTGCCACCGCTCACCGTCTGACGCTTTCAGGCTTACAAGAGGGCGCGGTTTATCATTATCGCGTAATCGCGCGCGACCGCGCCGGCAATGTCAGCGTGAGCGGCAATGCCGTGTTTACCACGCCCGATCAAACGCCGCCGATGATCACAAACGTGGCGATCGATCATCTCACCAACACAACGGCGCAAATTTCCTGGACCACAAACGAAGCGAGCGACACGCAAGTGGAATTCGGCCTGACGGCAAATTACGATTCCTCCACCGTGCTGCAGCCGGAATTGACGCTCTCGCATCAAACCACACTCACAGGCTTGCAAGAGGGTATGACCTATCACTTTCGCGTGAAGTCTCGCGATCAAGCCGGGAATCTCGCCACCAGCAGTGATTTGACATTCACCACCCTCGATCAAACACCGCCCGTCATTTCAAATGTTACCATCGAAAACATTTCAGCGATTTCCGCGCGCATCGCCTGGGTGACGAACGAAGCGACGGATGCGCAAGTGGAATACGGCCTGACGCCAAATTATGGCTTAGCGACAACCTTGCAGACGGCGCTGGCGAACACGCATCAAATCACGCTTTCCAATTTAAATGTCAATACGAGCTATCACTTTCGCGTCAAATCCAAAGATCAAGCCGGGAATTTTAGCGTGAGTGGTGATTTCACATTCACAACTCTTGACGGCCCCATGCTCGCCGACAATTTTGACGATCCGATGTTTGACGCGATGAAATGGGTGCAAAGCTCAGCGGCGCAAAATGCTTCGACTTTGGAAAACGGGGCATTACACCTGCGTTCCACCGGTAAAAACAGCGCCTGGATTTATACGCGGGACAAATTTTCCGGCAGCCATAAAACCGTTCAGATCAAAGTCGTGCAACCGAATGGCGACGGCTGTCTCGGCATGTCGCCTACTGTGAATCCCCCCGCAACTTTTGGTTTTTATAATGAGAAGAATTGGTATCGCTTCTACAACTATCGTGACGATCATAATGCGCCGTACTTGCTGCACGTGCAGTGGAATAAAAACGGCGTCTCCGACGGCCGGGACGTTGCCACAAGCGTAAATTTCGAGCGGGATTTTTATCTGCGCATACGCACGACTGCCGATTCGATTTATTTTGATTATTCTCTGGACAACGCGGTGTGGATACAAGCTTACGCCGAAAAATTTTCGCTGCCGGGATTCACGCTGGAAGATTCATTTGCGTTCGAGCTGGCGGCGTACAACACGCCGAATAACGGTGTGTGGGTGGTGGACGATTTTGCCCTCTACTCAACCACAACGCTTCCCAAGCCGGATGTCACAGCGCCTCAGCTTGCAAACATTGCCAGCAGCCAAATCACCTCGACGCGTGCAACAATCAATTGGCAAACCGACGAGGCGAGTGATTCACAAGTTGACTATGGCTTGACCACGAGTTACGGCTTGACCTCGCCGCTCTCTCCGGCATTCGTCACGTCACATAGCGTCACTCTGTCTGAATTAACTGCAGGCACGACGTATCATTATCGCGTCAAATCCCAGGATGCCGCCGGCAATCTCAGTGTGAGTCAGGATTTTGTCTTCACCACCGCAAACGCATCTACTCTCGAAAAAATCGTATTGACCGATGCGCTAAACAGCGCTACGAGCGGCGTGCGCACCGGCGGCGAATTTGTGGCCGACGGCTGGCAGGTTACCGCCGCGGAAGATATGATCAGGTATGATCTCGGCGCTTATCTGGAAAGCGGCTCACTGGAGTTGGAGGTCAGCAATTTTCGCCCGGCAGAGCAAAACTCATTTCCACGCCATCATATTATCAGCATGTTTCGCAATCCCTGGGGCAACCATCATCCGGTGGAAAATCAGGAAACGGTGTGGGACTTGCACACGGGCTCGCGCTATAATCCGGGCGTGAAACTGCTGTCGTGGACGTATGACGGCAACGAGAGAAACACCACGAAACTCGAGGATTGGTGGCGCAATCAGACTTACCGTCTCAAGATCACCTGGGAGGGCAATCAACTCAGTTATTTTCGCGATGGCGTTTTACAGGCAACGCACACGCATTCCGCGCCGATGCAACTGCGCTATGTTTTTCTCGGGCGCGATTTCACCGTGGCCACGGATTTGGTCACCAACTTCAAAAACAACCAATACGGCGCGATGATCGGGCCGATTTACTCGAATTTGTTGATCAAAGAAAACGTTCCGGCAGATGATCCAGCCCCGCCGCAAGTCACAGCCATCGTCACAAGTAACCGTTACGCCAACGGCGTGCGCCTGTCATGGGCGACGAACGAGCCTGCGGTTTGCGCGCTCGAATATGGCCTCACCAGCGCCTACGGCCAGAAATTGCCGGTTTTAGGTCCGCCGGATTCGACGTTCAGCACGGCGCTGGCGGGCTTGAACGCCAATCAAACTTATCATTATCGCATCATTGCGACCGACAATTCCGGCAACACGTTCATCACGCCGGATCAAACCTTCACTACGCGCGCCGGCGGCATCTACATTTTCAAACCGGTCGCAGATACTTATGTCGAACGCGCGGGACTTTACGCCACCAAGCGCGATAACGGCAATTTCGGCTGGATGAATTTGCTCGCCGGTGAGGGCCGCGAAGCCTATTTGCGTTTCATTGTCGCCGGACTCGAGTCGCCGGTGGCCTCGGCAATGTTACGCTTGCATGGCCGCCAAACCGGCAACGGTGGGAATCTCGTACATGTCTTGAATACGGCTTGGGACGAAAACAATGTCACGTGGTTGACGAAACCGGCAGTTACCGGCGCACGGTTGGACAGCATTAAATCCGTGGAAGCAAGAAAGTGGCACTCGGTGAACGTGACCGCCGCGGTCGCCGGAAACGGAACGTTCGATTTTGCGCTCATCGGAACCGGCGCACAACTCGTTTCCTATGACTCGCGCGAGTCAACCAACGCGCAGCCGGAGTTAGTTGTCGTGCTGCAAAATTTTGAAGCCGAGTTGCAAGCCGCGCCGTTGTACGGCCTGCATGAGATCACATTGAATGCAACGGCGGCAGGCGTGAATCCTTATGTCGATGGTCCGGGCGTATCTGTGACATTCACCGGTGTTTCCGGCGCAGCGCAAGGAAAATCCCTTACCGTGAAAGGCTTTTGGGATGGCGGCGATGTTTATCGTGTGCGCTTTTCGCCTTTTGCGTTGGGCGAGTGGCGCTGGGTGTCATCCTCAAACGACTCCGGTTTGAACGGTAAATCCGGCGCATTTTTATGTGAAGGGCGGCTGCCGGCAAATCATGCTAACACCACCGGGCCGTTGCAAGTGTCGCCGGCAAATCCATATACCTTCGCCACCGCAGAGGGGCAACCGTTCTTTTTGATGGGCGATACGCAATGGTCGTTTGCGAGCGCCACCGTCTCCTGGCCGGAGGAAATTAAAACTTATGTTGATGCGCGTGCGGACCAGGGTTTCAATTATGTGCATGGCCAGTTGTATGCGCTGCGGCCCGACAGCAACGATTACAACGAAAACGGGCAAGCGTTTCTTGCGCAAAATGTCGATCGCTTGAACCCCGGCTATTGGCGGGCGTTCGATCAGCGTTTGGCCTATATGAATGAGAAAGGCCTGGTGGTGGGGATGATGTTCGCATGGGCCAACGAGGGCTGGCAAAAATTCTTGACGGAAGCGCAGGTCGATCGCTACGCACAGTATCTTATCAATCGCTATGGCGCTTACAACGTCATGTGGATACTCGCAGGCGAATATGAAGAAGCTTTGCTGCCCGGCGGTTACACCCGTCTCGGCGAATTCATCAAAGCCAACGATCCCTACGGCCACCCCATTACAACTCATACAATCGATACCAATGCCGACGATTTCGGCGATGCGACCTGGTTGAGCACGATTTATCAGCAAATCTTCAATCCCAGCCGCATCACGCCGGACCGGCGTTTCAACAAACCGGTGATCAATTCTGAATTTGGCTATGAAGGCGATCAATCGGCGGACGACGTGCGCAAAGACGCCTGGGAAATCGTCATGCGCGGCGGTTTTTTTGTGTATGGCAATACGCGAACGTTTCATCACAGCGCTGTCATGTCTCCGGCGAATTTGTATTCCGCCGGCGCGAGGTACATGACGATCCTCAAACAGTTTTGGAGCAGCAATGCACGTTACACGATCAATTGGCATGCCTTTACGCGTTTCGAAGCGCTGGCGACGAATCGCTGGCTTGCCGGTAAACCCGGAGACGAGTACGTGGTTTATACGGAAGTGGCCACGCCATTCAAGGTGAATCTCTCGGAGGTGGAAGGCGGCATCAACGGCCAGTGGTTTGACACACGCACGGGCGAATGGGGCGGCGCATTTTTTGGAGCCGCAAGCGATACCTTCAACCTCACGCCGCCCGGGCCGGCGCACGCGGCATATTTGACAACTCACTTCGGAGATGATGGCCTGGGGAAATGCGATCATTCGCATGGTCCCTCGACCTCGGGCGTTCCCGAATGCTTTGAATTGGCGCAAAACTATCCCAACCCTTTCCACAACTCGACGAATCTCAAACTTGCGCTGCCGCAAGCCGGACTCGTCGAAGTCGTGATTTATAATATCGCCGGGCGCGAGGTAACACGCTTGCATGAAGGTGATTTGCCGCCGGGCTATTATCTTCTGAGTTGGAACGGCAGCGGCGCGCGCGGTGAACACGTGAGCAGCGGCGTATACTTGCTGCGCGCGATTTACTCCACTCCCGGCAGCCGGGAAGTTCTGACACGAAGAATGCTGTACCTGCGGTAA